Proteins encoded within one genomic window of Eurosta solidaginis isolate ZX-2024a chromosome 1, ASM4086904v1, whole genome shotgun sequence:
- the LOC137249644 gene encoding serine protease inhibitor 88Ea-like yields the protein MTHLSWQILPLIVCLLAPCLLAQHTCQIGQDISDVPRTIRSDLYRGQQNFTVSMLQAINKATPNENVFFSPYSTFHALLLAYFGAGGQTEVELTQALSLQWAKNKNHVLSGYNLEKSSRLKRAKKMPLQFAAADRIYFDKNIALTDCVKDVFPEELATVDFQNNAEEVRVEINNWISNVTQNEIPEMLNVGDVDAQTQLVLANAAYFKGQWSNKFDAKNTKKDIFYTSESKHSFVDMMHKRGTYNLALDEYLGAYILEMPYVTSFENEKESDVSMVVILPPFHDLDGVLAKLTPDSLDDALKGGMAREVDVSFPKFDFEQNLELVPILRDVGINSLFEKEADLSDFSANSIQFGDAKHVAKIKVDEEGSTAAAATVLFSFRSARPLEPTKFECNHPFMFLIFDYNAKAILFTGIYRDPMTQM from the exons atGACGCATTTAAGTTGGCAAATTTTACCGTTAATCGTTTGCTTGCTCGCACCATGCCTGCTCGCGCAACACACCTGCCAAATCGGGCAAGATATCAGCGACGTACCACGTACCATACGCTCCGATCTTTATCGTGGTCAACAAAACTTCACCGTATCCATGTTGCAAGCCATCAATAAAGCAACACCCAACGAGAACGTCTTCTTCTCACCCTACAGCACTTTTCATGCGCTATTATTAGCCTATTTTGGTGCGGGCGGTCAAACTGAAGTCGAACTAACACAGGCGTTATCCTTGCAATGggctaaaaataaaaatcatgtccTTAGCGGTTATAATTTGGAGAAAAGCAGTCGCTTAAAGCGCGCTAAGAAAATGCCGTTACAATTTGCAGCAGCTGATCGCATTTACTTTGATAAGAATATCGCATTAACTGACTGCGTCAAGGATGTTTTCCCCGAAGAGTTGGCTACAGTCGATTTTCAGAATAATGCCGAGGAAGTTCGTGTTGAAATCAATAATTGGATAAGTAATGTAACACAAAATGAGATACCCGAAATGTTGAATGTTGGTGAtgttgatgcgcagacgcaattGGTGCTGGCAAATGCTGCATACTTTAAGGGTCAATGGTCAAATAAATTTGAtgcaaaaaatacaaagaaaGATATTTTCTATACATCAGAGAGTAAACATTCATTTGTGGATATGATGCACAAGCGCGGTACCTACAATTTGGCATTGGATGAATATTTGGGAGCGTACATTCTGGAGATGCCTTATGTGACATCATTCGAGAATGAAAAGGAATCGGATGTGTCAATGGTTGTTATTTTGCCGCCTTTCCACGATTTAGATGGTGTGTTGGCTAAATTAACGCCCGATTCATTGGACGATGCATTGAAGGGAGGTATGGCGCGCGAAGTGGACGTCTCATTTCCGAAGTTCGATTTTGAGCAAAACTTGGAATTGGTACCA ATCCTCCGCGATGTTGGCATTAATTCATTATTCGAAAAAGAAGCTGACCTAAGTGACTTTTCTGCGAATAGCATACAATTCGGTGATGCTAAGCATGTAGCCAAAATAAAGGTGGATGAAGAGGGTAGTACAGCAGCAGCGGCTACAGTTTTATTCAGCTTCCGTTCGGCACGTCCGCTTGAACCAACCAAATTCGAATGTAATCATCCATTTATGTTCCTTATCTTTGACTATAATGCCAAGGCGATATTATTTACTGGCATCTATCGTGATCCAATGACGCAGATGTAA